The Gordonia terrae genome contains the following window.
ATCGCACTCGGTGAGCTCAGCGAGCGCATGCTTGACGTCCGGCAACGATACGCCGGGGGACTGGACGGTCGGCGCCTCGAGGCCCGACCCCGCGGCGTCGGAGACGGATCCGACGTTCCGCGGAACACCCATCATCGTCACGCGGTCGGGGTCGGCGACCCGCAGATCTACGCCGGCCGGGCCGGCGACGCCGCATTCCGGATCGGCGACCGCGTCCGAGTGCGCGAACTCCCCGTCCTGTTGTACACGCGAACACCGGAATACGTTCGAGGAGCAGTCGGCGAGATCGCCGCCGTCGCATACGAGAGCCCGGCGCCCGAGGACGAGACCTGGGGTCTGTCCGATGCCCAGCCGGAATGGTTCTACGTGGTCCGGTTCACCATGGGCGACCTCTGGCACGGCTACACCGGACCCGCAGACGACACCCTGCAGACCGAGATCCCCGAGCGCTGGCTCGCCTCGGCCGGGGGAGAGGACGAACGCCGATGAGCGACGGCCACGGCACGCACGACCACGACCACGACCGCACGGTCAAACCGATGGTCGACGAGATCACCGACTTCGAGGTGCTCGAGATCGCACTGCGCGAACTGTGCATCGAGAAGGGTCTTTTCACCGCCGAGGAACACCGCCGCTTCACCGAGTTCGCGGAGCAGATCGGGCCGACCCCCGCCGCCACACTGGTCGCGCGAGCCTGGCTCGACCGGGATTTCGCGAAGCTGGCGCTCGACGATCCCATGGCGGCCAGTAAGGAGGTCGGCGTCGATTGGCTGGAGCCGACCGGGTTCGGAACCCCGAGCGACTTCACGGCTTTCGAGATCCTCGCCGACACACCCACGGTGCACCACGTGATCGTGTGCGCGCTGTGCTCGTGCTACCCACGTCCCATCCTGGGGAACTCCCCCGAGTGGTACCGCACCCCGAATTACCGTCGTCGCATGGTGCGGTGGCCCCGACAAGTCCTGTCCGAGTTCGGCCTTCAGCTCCCCGACGGCGTCTCGGTACGCGTGCAGGACTCCAATCAGAAGCATCGGTTCATGGTGATGCCGCAACGCCCCGAGGGTACCGACGGGTGGACCGAGCAGCAGTTGTCGGAGATCAT
Protein-coding sequences here:
- a CDS encoding SH3-like domain-containing protein codes for the protein MSTAEERARQLDLVARLHSSYPELPDAPTPDLLDHSRFVAYMKPVHDVGGEPDAPITYEGKAYEEWEHMTYVMCEVLAWRGIWLSEERRRIGNVDVGRAIYLGIPYYGRWLLAVARILVEKHHIALGELSERMLDVRQRYAGGLDGRRLEARPRGVGDGSDVPRNTHHRHAVGVGDPQIYAGRAGDAAFRIGDRVRVRELPVLLYTRTPEYVRGAVGEIAAVAYESPAPEDETWGLSDAQPEWFYVVRFTMGDLWHGYTGPADDTLQTEIPERWLASAGGEDERR
- the scnC gene encoding thiocyanate hydrolase subunit gamma, coding for MSDGHGTHDHDHDRTVKPMVDEITDFEVLEIALRELCIEKGLFTAEEHRRFTEFAEQIGPTPAATLVARAWLDRDFAKLALDDPMAASKEVGVDWLEPTGFGTPSDFTAFEILADTPTVHHVIVCALCSCYPRPILGNSPEWYRTPNYRRRMVRWPRQVLSEFGLQLPDGVSVRVQDSNQKHRFMVMPQRPEGTDGWTEQQLSEIITRDCLIGVALPKPGVTTNAVSTIRPAVHPAGE